The following proteins are encoded in a genomic region of Brachypodium distachyon strain Bd21 chromosome 1, Brachypodium_distachyon_v3.0, whole genome shotgun sequence:
- the LOC100830495 gene encoding pentatricopeptide repeat-containing protein At5g42310, chloroplastic, with protein MDAYYLGRRHLHPPLQLPPLKLLTFRRRFHRGGVTGAFACCSTAADHHRQERPWESYNRDIQPHASSDLAHSLHVLADMEAAGMRPSAAAYARLIRALARAGRTLEAEALLLEMRHLGLRPDAAHYNALLEGLLARAHLCLADRLLLQMADDGVARNRRTYMLLLDAYARAGRLEDSWWVLGEMKRRGIQLDTAGYSTLVRLYRDNGMWKKATDLIMEMQELGVELDVKIYNGLIDTFGKYGQLADARRLFEKMRAEGIKPDIATWNALIRWHCRVGNMKRALRFFAAMQEEGMYPDPKIFMSIISRLGEQGKWDELKKLFDKMRNRGLKESGAVYAVLVDIYGQYGRFRDAHECVAALKAEELHLSPSIFCVLANAYAQQGLCEQTVNVLQLMEAEGIEPNLVMLNLLINAFSTAGRHLEAVAVFQHIKDSGMSPDVVTYTTLMKGFMRVKKFEKVSEVYNEMERAGCTPDRKAREMLHDASVTLEQRGCY; from the exons ATGGACGCCTACTACCTCGGTCGCCGCCATCTGCATCCGCCGCTCCAGCTTCCACCCCTAAAGCTTCTGACTTTCCGCCGCCGTTTCCACCGTGGCGGCGTCACCGGCGCCTTCGCGTGCTGCTCAACCGCCGCGGACCACCACCGCCAGGAGCGGCCGTGGGAGTCCTACAACCGCGACATCCAGCCCCACGCCAGCTCCGACCTCGCGCACTCGCTCCACGTCCTCGCGGACATGGAAGCGGCCGGGAtgcgcccgagcgccgccgcctacgCGCGCCTCATCCGGGCGCttgcccgcgccggccgcacGCTCGAGGCCGAGGCGCTCCTCCTGGAGATGCGCCACCTTGGGCTCCGCCCGGACGCTGCGCACTACAACGCGCTCCTCGAAGGCCTCCTCGCCAGGGCGCACCTCTGCCTAGCggaccgcctcctccttcagaTGGCCGACGATGGCGTCGCGCGGAACCGGCGAACGTACATGCTCCTGCTGGACGCGtacgcccgcgccggccgcctcgaGGATTCGTGGTGGGTCCTCGGCGAGATGAAGCGCCGGGGGATTCAGCTCGACACCGCCGGGTACAGCACGCTGGTGCGGCTTTACAGGGACAATGGCATGTGGAAGAAGGCTACCGACCTCATCATGGAGATGCAGGAGCTCGGGGTGGAGCTCGATGTTAAGATTTACAACGGATTGATCGATACGTTCGGCAAGTATGGGCAGCTAGCGGATGCACGCAGGTTGTTCGAGAAAATGCGTGCAGAGGGGATTAAGCCTGATATTGCCACGTGGAATGCTTTGATTCGATGGCACTGTCGGGTCGGCAACATGAAACGTGCTCTGCGATTCTTTGCGGCAATGCAGGAGGAAGGGATGTACCCAGACCCGAAGATCTTCATGAGCATCATCAGCAGGTTGGGGGAGCAAGGCAAATGGGATGAGCTCAAGAAGCTGTTTGATAAGATGAGAAATCGAGGGCTCAAGGAGAGTGGTGCTGTGTATGCAGTTTTGGTTGACATTTACGGGCAGTATGGCCGTTTCCGTGATGCCCATGAGTGTGTAGCTGCTCTTAAAGCTGAAGAACTGCATCTTTCACCTAGCATTTTCTGTGTCCTGGCAAATGCTTATGCTCAACAG GGCTTGTGTGAACAAACTGTAAATGTTCTTCAATTGATGGAGGCAGAAGGAATTGAGCCAAATCTCGTTATGCTGAATTTATTAATCAATGCTTTTAGTACTGCTGGAAGGCATTTAGAGGCAGTAGCTGTATTCCAGCATATCAAGGACAGT GGCATGAGCCCAGATGTTGTGACTTACACTACACTTATGAAAGGTTTCATGAGAGTAAAAAAGTTTGAAAAG GTTTCAGAAGTATATAATGAAATGGAGCGTGCTGGATGTACCCCAGATAGGAAAGCTAGAGAAATGTTGCATGATGCCTCTGTTACACTGGAACAGAGAGGAT GTTATTGA
- the LOC100830803 gene encoding uncharacterized protein LOC100830803: protein MAYSKGVGGGGGGMSAVDAILAEAADLVALEQIARLNTAHLDGSPLPSSLESRFRKLKSLPTAPAPPAKTLGRSATAPLPPHQLRDDDPLPQAPARASQELRPDDAPGKLNSPPPVTTVPAVRKEDEDDEEEDLERLFGPARRGRPTLRERNRGMDSDDSLSPPPPRQACCFGFSSSPKKPPSTRRKKSHPEGAGNDVLGLDADEWGDENRRMVTELKAQQRKMKEALEEQVKVSRETAKMARWVKQASARMTHTAAIDDLLSDIDDEEELK from the coding sequence ATGGCCTACTCCaagggcgtcggcggcggcggcggggggatgtcggccGTGGACGCCATcctggcggaggcggccgatCTGGTGGCGCTGGAACAGATCGCCAGGCTCAACACGGCGCACCTCGACGGCTCGCCGCTCCCGTCCAGCCTCGAGTCCCGCTTCCGCAAGCTCAAGTCCCTCCCCAccgcccccgccccgcccgccAAGACCCTCGGCCGCAGCGCcaccgcgccgctgccgccgcaccaACTTCGCGACGACGATCCCCTTCCCCAGGCGCCTGCGCGTGCGAGCCAGGAACTGCGTCCCGACGACGCCCCGGGAAAGCTGAActctccgccgccggtgacCACCGTCCCCGCTGTTCGAAAGGAGGACGAGgatgacgaggaagaggacCTGGAGCGGCTCTTCGGGCCAGCACGGCGCGGCCGGCCGACGCTGCGGGAGCGGAACAGGGGGAtggactccgacgactccctatccccgccgccgccgcgccaggCGTGCTGCTtcggcttctcctcctcccccaagAAACCCCCGTCGACGAGGCGCAAGAAGAGCCACCCGGAAGGAGCAGGAAACGACGTTCTGGGCCTCGACGCCGACGAGTGGGGCGACGAGAACAGGAGGATGGTCACGGAGCTCAAGGCGCAGCAGCGGAAGATGAAGGAGGCCCTGGAGGAGCAGGTCAAGGTCAGCAGGGAGACGGCTAAGATGGCGCGGTGGGTCAAGCAGGCCTCCGCGCGCATGACGCACACGGCTGCCATTGACGACTTGCTCAGCGACatcgacgacgaggaggagctcaaGTGA
- the LOC112270117 gene encoding uncharacterized protein LOC112270117, whose translation MPCNHAISAIYKAKQHPEDYVDPFFKKYLQSYSAVIYPVPGQHDWTRTNAVDTDPPIFLKHPGRPKHKKRKGQFEPPAARDTSRMGVITCSNCKLEGHNYLSCKKALRPDLLITKNNHKANRAVPDYVEQPQSPSDESPRQAPATSTPPPRTSPRQAPTASAPPPRRSPRQAPSAEVAPPRRSPRKA comes from the exons ATGCCCTGCAACCATGCCATCTCAGCAATCTATAAGGCCAAGCAACATCCTGAAGATTATGTGGACCCATTTTTCAAGAAGTATCTTCAATCATATAGTGCTGTCATATATCCTGTACCTGGTCAGCATGACTGGACAAGGACCAACGCTGTGGACACAGATCCTCCTATCTTCTTGAAGCACCCTGGCAGACCAAagcataaaaaaagaaagggacaGTTTGAGCCTCCAGCTGCAAGGGACACCTCTAGAATGGGAGTTATTACATGCAGCAACTGTAAACTGGAAGGCCATAATTACTTAAGTTGCAAGAAGGCACTGAGGCCTGATCTATTGATTACGAAAAATAATCACAAG GCAAATAGAGCAGTACCAGACTATGTTGAGCAGCCACAGTCACCAAGTGATGAATCTCCAAGGCAAGCACCTGCTACTTCTACTCCACCACCAAGGACATCACCAAGGCAAGCACCTACTGCTTCAGCTCCACCACCAAGGAGATCACCAAGGCAAGCACCAAGTGCAGAAGTTGCACCACCAAGAAGATCACCAAGGAAAGCATAG